Proteins encoded within one genomic window of Vanrija pseudolonga chromosome 3, complete sequence:
- the fabG_3 gene encoding 3-oxoacyl-[acyl-carrier-protein] reductase FabG — MPRLEGKIALVTGAASGIGRAVVAAFLKHGAKVVTIDLHTPEDPEEAFPVTEDLEHVEGDVRDPHTWAIAFSTAKANYGAHPNILVNNAGVLRNHSLADMSDDDWDVVFGTNFVSALKGSQQFIRYLVDEGRTGAIVNVSSIAGERVFPNCTAYNISKAALSHLTRVAAAEYADKGIRVNAVAPGNTVTGMTRTTTYANADVASKLMQHTPIKRWATADEVASSVVYLASDDASGREIAALYAQNGARIVGIDLAPPREAAAAIDGLEFVQGDVTKPETFLQAIEAGRKAFGKTPNVLVNAAGVPSGGKSLHEFEDSEWEKVFAVNYWAPLRGMREFIKALLAEKAPGAIVNISSMLGHRPLAETGPYCVSKAALSHLTKVTAQEYGQHNIRVNALAPGIIETPMTRDDHTHNALDKFVAHTAVKRWGLPQEVGQGAVFLASDDASYITGQILFVDGGIN, encoded by the exons ATGCCCCGCCTTGAAGGAAAGATTGCGCTGgtcaccggcgccgcgagtGGCAT tggccgcgccgtcgtcgccgcgttcCTCAAACACGGAGCCAAGGTGGTCACGATCGACTTGCATACGCCCGAGGATCCGGAGGAGGCGTTCCCTGTCACGGAGGACCTGGAGCACGTCGAGGGCGATGTGAG AGACCCCCACACCTGGGCCATCGCCTTTTCGACCGCCAAGGCGAACTACGGCGCGCACCCCAATATCCTCGTGAACAACGCTGGCGTGTTGCGCAACCACAGCCTGGCCGACATGAGCGACGATGACTGGGACGTAGTGTTCGGCACCAACTTTGTGTCGGCGCTcaagg GCTCGCAGCAGTTTATCAGATACCTGGTCGATGAGGGTCGGACTGGTGCGATTGTCAACGTGTCGAGT AttgcgggcgagcgcgtgttCCCCAACTGCACGGCGTACAACATCTCAAAGGCGGCCCTGTCGCACCtcacgcgcgtcgcggcggcagagTACGCCGACAAGGGCATCCGTGTgaacgccgtcgcgccgggcaACACTGTGACTG GCATGACCCGTACCACGACCTATGCCAACGCCGACGTTGCGTCCAAGCTCATGCAGCATACCCCGATCAAGCGGTgggccaccgccgacgaggtggccaGCAGCGTCGTCTACCTtgcgagcgacgacgcatC TGGCCGAGAGATCGCCGCCTTGTATGCGCAGAACGGGGCGCGCATCGTCGGCAtcgacctcgccccgccgcgggAAGCGGCTGCCGCGATCGACGGACTCGAGTTTGTGCAGGGCGACGTTAC GAAACCCGAAACGTTTCTCCAGGCCATCGAGGCCGGCCGTAAGGCATTTGGCAAGACCCCCAACGTGCTCGTGAACGCGGCAGGGGTGCCGTCCGGCGGCAAGTCGCTGCACGAGTTTGAAGACAGCGAGTGGGAGAAGGTCTTTGCCGTCAACTACTGGGCGCCACTGCGAG GGATGCGCGAGTTTATCAAGGCGTTGCTTGCTGAGAAGGCACCCGGTGCCATCGTCAACATCTCGAGT ATGCTGGGCCACCGCCCGCTCGCAGAGACGGGGCCGTACTGCGTGTCCAAGGCCGCTCTGAGCCACCTCACAAAGGTCACGGCGCAGGAGTACGGCCAGCACAACATCCGTGTGAatgcgctcgcgccgggGATTATCGAGACGC CCATGACCCGCGACGACCACACGCAcaacgcgctcgacaagTTTGTCGCCCACACGGCCGTCAAGCGGTGGGGCCTGCCGCAGGAGGTTGGCCAGGGCGCCGTGTTCCTCGCT TCGGATGACGCATCGTACATTACCGGCCAGATTCTCTTCGTCGACGGAGGTATCAACTAA
- the fabG_4 gene encoding 3-oxoacyl-[acyl-carrier-protein] reductase FabG — protein MTARLAGKIALITGSSSGIGRATVEAFLENGARVLAVDVNEPKDGAGYPRSDDIEFVKGSVIDQQTWTRAFSTAKANWGAHPNVLVNNAGVARSTPLIDITPEELDLVLGINLRAPLQGMQLFIKTLLAEKRTGSIVNVASVAGLRAFPGLGTYGLSKAAIAQLTRTAATEYGPSGIRVNAIAPGATHTAMTKGTVDQRDAPLLAHTSLKRWAEPKEMASSIVYLASDEASYVTGHVLVNDGGLVIN, from the exons ATGACAGCCAGGCTCGCAGGGAAGATCGCGCTc atcacgggcagcagcagcggtaTCGGCCGCGCGACGGTCGAGGCCTTCCTCGAgaacggcgcgcgcgtgctcgctgtcgacgtcaacgagcccaaggacggcgcgggGTACCCTCGTTCGGACGACATTGAGTTTGTCAAGGGTAGCGTGAT cgaccAGCAGACCTGGACCCGCGCGTTCTCGACGGCCAAGGCCAACTGGGGCGCGCACCCCAACGTGCTGGTCAACAACGCGGGTGTCGCACGCAGCACGCCGCTGATCGACatcacgcccgaggagctcgacctcgtcctggGCATCAACCTGCGCGCTCCGCTCCAGG GCATGCAGCTGTTCATCAAGACGCTGCTGGCCGAAAAGCGTACCGGCTCCATCGTCAACGTCGCCAGCGTGGCTGGCCTCCGCGCGTTCCCCGGCCTCGGGACATACGGTCTCTCCAAGGCGGCGATCGCGCAGCTCAcacgcaccgccgcgacAGAGTACGGCCCGTCCGGTATCCGAGTGAACGCGATCGCACCCGGCGCGACGCACACCGCCATGACCAAGGGCACTGTCgaccagcgcgacgcgccgctgctcgcccaCACCTCGCTGAAGCGCTGGGCCGAGCCCAAGGAGATGGCCAGCAGCATCGTGTACCTTGCG TCCGACGAGGCATCTTACGTCACTGGCCATGTGCTCgtcaacgacggcggcctggtCATCAACTAG
- the SPBC12C2.09c gene encoding ADIPOR-like receptor: MSRRSLSPTSPTTSSHSRSSQSHTITTITARAVARLSHDDSDTDSEDDIVVTVTSSKASPATSSLTSRSSSTAWASSTSTASSPSPAMPDGENTPLVPKHDRTPAHALNHPWHKKPKLLTYAESLRLVPWQTDNEWITRGYRPQLRSIRSCLWSAIGYVHNETVNIHTHSIGAAFFAFLLPYHLLSTHFPSLGGFFPTVAGGAPVATVADKLGIACYCVCAVTCLGLSSWFHTVQCCNREVCALAHSGDYIGIVVLIVGSILPGMYYGFHGSLGLQVFYMAAILGAGITSGYIVLSPHHKGHRWHRTLTFIALGLSAVFPVAHVMIAKGLDFARDKMGVSYIVAGGASYIFGALLYAGRIPERLAPGKFDYIGSSHQIFHCFVLLGAWFQFSALRWMSVGRAVGGW, translated from the exons ATGTCACGCCGCTCTCTGTCCCCCACGTCTCCTACCACCTCGTcgcactcgcgctcgtcccAGTCCCACACCATCACAACGATcaccgcccgcgccgtcgcccgctTGAgccacgacgacagcgatACCGACTCGGAAGACGACATCGTGGTCACTGTCACTTCGTCCAAGGCGTCGCCTGCGACCAGCAGCCTGAcatcgcgctcctcgtcaacCGCTTGGGCCTcgagcaccagcaccgcctcctctccctcccctgCCATGCCCGACGGCGAGAACACCCCCCTCGTGCCCAAGCACGACCGCACGCCAGCACACGCACTCAACCACCCGTGGCACAAGAAGCCCAAGCTCCTCACCTATGCCGAGagcctgcgcctcgtcccGTGGCAGACGGACAATGAGTGGATCACCAGGGGATACCGTCCCCAGCTGAGGAGCATTCGCTCGTGTCTGTGGAGTGCTATCGGGT ACGTCCACAACGAGACGGTCAACATCCACACCCACTCGATTGGCGCGGCATTcttcgccttcctcctcccgtACCACCTCCTCTCGACCCACTTCCCGTCGCTCGGTGGCTTCTTCCCGACTGTTGCCGGTGGCGCTCCAGTGGCTACGGTGGCTGACAAGCTGGGGATTGCGTGCTACTGCGTGTGCGCAGTTACCTGCCTTGGCCTCAGCAGTTGGTTTCACACGGTCCAGTGCTGCAACCGCGAAGTGTGTGCGCTCGCCCACTCTGGCGACTAT ATTGGAATCGTCGTCCTCATTGTCGGATCCATTCTGCCTGGAATGTACTACGGGTTCCATGGCAGCCTCGGGCTCCAGGTGTTTTACATGG CTGCCATCCTCGGAGCGGGCATCACCTCGGGCTAC ATTGTCCTCTCGCCTCACCACAAGGGCCACCGCTGGCACCGCACCCTCACCTTCATTGCCTTGGGCCTCTCGGCAGTCTTCCCTGTGGCCCATGTCATGATTGCCAAGGGCCTCGACTTTGCCCGTGACAAGATGGGCGTTAGCTACATTGTCGCTGGTGGCGCGAGCTACATCTTCGGTGCTCTCCTGTA CGCCGGCCGCATCCCCGAACGCCTTGCGCCCGGCAAGTTTGACTACATCGGGTCATCGCACCAGATTTTCCACTGCTTTGTCCTCCTTGGAGCGTGGTTCCAGTTCTCTGCGCTTCGCTGGATGTCAGTCGGCAGAGCCGTTGGTGGCTGGTGA
- the FUM15_2 gene encoding Cytochrome P450 monooxygenase FUM15 — protein MSNSLVSLALPVLGRVSVPRVIEFPYTGFSAYTLNVLLSLVALGIFALISPFVILALYRKHKSVYKNLPGPKPQTWIAGNLLELVFQKSLIVFDKWVNEYGSTHRWMGIMGVTRLTTVDPGAINFILQNVKLFEKPRGQLLALKRFIGDGLVNNEGAAHRRQRRALNPAFSPAHIRDLGPIFHRHGEAFKTRMDAIFDGTVTDEAVMQQENLKYKDEKNGLGLDMLMLSERSSGDTVGSAMFGYEFDFMNNPDHPVIPALRHASYKAISDVDRGLAELWETIPWMDKIHTPGWRTGNIAKVTTQKYGKEVIEKKLQQQAEINDYEGKDVLSLLAHSIGQDPNLREDLRLTSGEALDQFSTAFLAGTGTTGSALAWAFHYLAKNPKVQDKLREELNSVGTDEPDSDTLHSLVYLENFTHELMRIEAPVPLVAREPLQDIVLPLSRPIDGTDGTKLDSILVSKGTMILIPVQSVNRDKRIWGEDALEFNPDRYDRNGLPNEKIVSSYGNILSFIGGLRNCIGFRFSMAEFKHTLFCVLRHYSFEELPSRPEIAAHLPIAVTRPHVVGMKGEESYKMPILVRRLEN, from the coding sequence ATGTCCAACTCACTCGTcagcctcgcgctccccgtCCTGGGGAGGGTGTCGGTCCCGCGGGTCATCGAGTTCCCCTACACTGGCTTCTCAGCCTACACGCTCAATGTTCTCctgtcgctcgtcgcgctgggcaTCTTCGCCCTCATCTCGCCCTTtgtcatcctcgccctctacCGCAAGCACAAGTCGGTGTACAAGAACCTCCCCGGCCCAAAGCCCCAGACCTGGATCGCCGGCAACCTCCTCGAACTCGTCTTCCAGAAGAGTCTGATCGTCTTCGACAAGTGGGTCAACGAGTATGGCTCGACGCACAGGTGGATGGGCATCATGGGCGTGACGCGCCTTACGACCGTCGACCCTGGAGCCATCAACTTCATCCTCCAGAACGTCAAGCTCTTCGAGAAGCCTAGGGGCCAGCTGCTCGCTCTCAAGCGCTTCATCGGtgacggcctcgtcaacAACGAGGGTGCTGCccaccgtcgccagcgccgtgctCTCAACCCGGCCTTTTCGCCTGCCCACAtccgcgacctcggccccaTTTTCCACCGCCACGGTGAGGCCTTCAAGACCCGCATGGACGCCATCTTCGACGGCACCGTTACGGACGAGGCCGTCATGCAGCAGGAGAACCTCAAGTACAAGGACGAGAAGAAcggtctcggcctcgacatgCTCATGCTTTCCGAGCGCTCGTCTGGCGACACGGTCGGGTCGGCCATGTTCGGCTACGAGTTTGACTTTATGAACAACCCCGACCACCCTGTCATCCCTGCCCTCCGCCACGCGTCGTACAAGGCCATTAGCGACGTGGACCGCGGTCTTGCCGAGCTGTGGGAGACGATCCCCTGGATGGACAAGATCCACACGCCTGGATGGAGGACTGGAAACATTGCAAAGGTCACTACCCAGAAGTACGGAAAGGAGGTAATCGAGAAGAagttgcagcagcaggccgagatCAACGACTATGAGGGCAAGGACGTCCTCTCTCTCCTCGCACACTCGATCGGCCAGGACCCCAACCTCCGCGAGGACCTCAGGCTCACTTCaggcgaggcgctcgaccagTTCTCGACCGCCTTCCTCGCTGGCACCGGCACGACTggcagcgcgctcgcgtGGGCCTTCCACTATCTGGCAAAGAACCCCAAGGTGCAGGACAAGCTTCGCGAGGAGCTCAACTCTGTCGGCACGGACGAGCCCGACTCGGACACGCTCCACAGCCTAGTCTACCTCGAGAACTTTACCCACGAGCTCATGCGCATCGAGGCGCCTGttcccctcgtcgcccgcgagccTCTGCAGGACATTGTTCTCCCCCTCTCCCGCCCTATAGACGGCACAGACGGCACAAAGCTCGACAGCATCCTGGTGTCCAAGGGCACCATGATCCTCATCCCTGTCCAGTCGGTCAACCGCGACAAGCGCATCTGGGGCGAGGACGCCCTCGAGTTCAACCCCGACCGCTACGACCGCAACGGCCTGCCAAATGAGAAGATTGTCAGCTCGTACGGCAACATTCTTTCGTTTATCGGCGGCCTGCGCAACTGCATCGGCTTCCGCTTCTCCATGGCCGAGTTCAAGCACACGCTCTTCTGCGTGCTCCGCCACTACTCATTCGAGGAGCTCCCATCACGCCCCGAGATCGCCGCCCACCTCCCCATCGCCGTCACCCGGCCACATGTCGTTGGCATGAAGGGCGAGGAGTCGTACAAGATGCCCATTCTCGTCAGGCGACTCGAGAACTAG